The window GCGGAAATCAGTCAGCTTTGTTGCGCCGGATTGCTTTGGCAGCATCACGATGATGGCGCGGTTGAGGGCTGCAAAGTCACCGCCTGCAAGCTGGTAGAAGGCCTAAAAAACTGCCATGATGTCGGCATTGATTGTTTGCCAGGAAGCTCTGAAGAACATGCCGCTGAAACCGTCTGGCCTTGGCGCCTTCTCTGCCGGAGAGGCGCAGATCGCCGCCCACACCTCGCCCTCCGTGAAAGGGTTGTCGAGGCCAGCCCCAGCTTGCAGTCACGGGAGCTCGATCGAGTCCCAGTTGATTGTTCTAGCCCTCCTCCCCTTGGTGCCAAGTAGAGCAGAGAAATGCTCGTGAATCAGCTTTGCTTTGTCGTTGTGGTTTGTTGCTTGCTAGCCCGCGGCCTCAATGCAGTGTATGTGGTTCTTCCTCCTCCTGGAAATGATCTTTGCCTAAAAGAAAGCAGTGCGAGCATTGCCCGCTTTCAGCCAGGTGGTCTGTGCCACCTGCCTCTTTCTGACCCGCTCTAGCGATGCGAGACCAACtattttcagtttcagggtcttCCTCAACCAAAATTCCCTGGGAGTGAGCTGAAGCTTCTCTTGCGCCACATCTAGCCGGAGGACTACTTCTGAAGCAATGTGAAACTGAAGCTTAGTGTCACTGAAAATGCTTTTGGCCCAAATCTTTAGGTCTGCCGCCGTTCTCTTAAGCTTGATTTTCATCCTGGTAAAAAGGCAACTGTGGTTTACTGGCCTCTGCCATGCCTTGCGGGGTGGCACCGCGGCGCCTGTCAGAAGCAGATGGTAGTGATCCAAGCAAGAAGTGAACGCGGCCATGAGAATGAGCGCTGGGAATAAGGCTTCCCACTCCTGGTTACTGAAAACTTTGTCGATTGCAAGAAAGGTTGGGTTTTCCCTTTCATTGCTCCAGGTGAAGCGTCTGTTCTGGCATTTGATTTCTCTCAGACTTGCCCTGTCAATAGCGTCTCTGAATCTGCCCATTACTCTTCTGTTGAGGTTGTGGTTGCTCTTGTCTCTTGCCTCATAGATGATGTTAAAGTCTCCATTGATCAGCCATGGTTCACCTTGGGGTGGCCTGATTCTGATCATCTCGTCGAGGAACTCATCTTTCCTGGCTTCATCAGCGGGGTCGTACACGGTTGTTAACCAGAAAGAGGTGTTGGTGTGCAGCTGGGAGACGCTGGCGGTGATGGAGAACTGCCCAACCAAGTGCGTGGCCACGACGACTTTGGAGGAGTCCCAGAAGATCGTTGCCCTGCCGCGAGTACCCACCGCCGGGAGCACATCACAGTTGTCTAGGCGGCCACCGCCGATCTCTCTGACGATATCTTGTGTCCAGGTATCGATCTTGGTCGCTTGTAGGCAGAGGAGAGCGAGGCTATGAGCGCTGGCAGACTCGCAGATGGTTGCCCTCTTGGCCGGTGAGTTCAGGCCACGGATGTTCCAGTTCATGAGGGAGATGGTTATGTTACTCATAACGCCTTCGAAAATGCTCCGGCAACAAACCAAATTTTATTACTGAGAGAATCAAGCTAGTACAAAGACACCACCTCACATCCGTAATGTGCCAGCGTCCACCAATACGCCCCAAATCATACTGGCTACGAACTAAACATTGAAGACCTGCACTAATCATTACATAAAAACCTAACTCAGACTGGCGTAAGGCCAGCTGCCACCGGAGGCTAACTAATCCTAGTGCTAACATAATCTACTCCTGCGCGGCTCCATCCGGACCGGCCAGGCCGGCCATGGTGCGCAGCGCCTGGATGTCGAGGCGCGTGAGTTTGGAGATGCAGGCAATGTCGTCTTCAGTCAGTGGCTCATCAAAGCGACACAGCAGCGCCTCCGCCGTCTTCACCGTCATTCGCTCCTTTGGCCCCACGACCCCGAGCTCCTGAACCAGCCGGAGGGTGGCCCGCTGCGCGATAGGAGTGGAGGAAGGGTTGGCCGCCTGCCTTGCGCTGTGCCGGACGGGGACCGATGGCGCACATGTCTTGGGAGGGGCGGAGGGCCGCCGTGTCGGTGGGGGCGCCTCCATGAGTGGGGAGGAGTCTCGCGGAAGAGCAGCTGCGCGGCGGCGCCATCACGCCCAAGCTGCAGCTGCTCGACCTGGTGAGTCACCGCCCCGAGCTCAGTTGCTGTCGTGGGTGGGGGCGGAGCGGTCCTGCATGCCTGGACCGAGCTGGGTTGCATGCAGGGGCCCACCAGGCGCCGGCTCGTCCACGCTGGAGACGTGTGCATCGCCCCCTCTGAAATCGAGTGGGGCAGCAAGCGCACCGGCGATGGCCTCCTCGAGCTCGGCCTGCCCAAGCTCGATGCGAGGTGGGGGCGGGAGCTGGTTTTCTTCGTTGGTGAAGAAGTCGA is drawn from Aegilops tauschii subsp. strangulata cultivar AL8/78 chromosome 1, Aet v6.0, whole genome shotgun sequence and contains these coding sequences:
- the LOC141028040 gene encoding uncharacterized protein; protein product: MSNITISLMNWNIRGLNSPAKRATICESASAHSLALLCLQATKIDTWTQDIVREIGGGRLDNCDVLPAVGTRGRATIFWDSSKVVVATHLVGQFSITASVSQLHTNTSFWLTTVYDPADEARKDEFLDEMIRIRPPQGEPWLINGDFNIIYEARDKSNHNLNRRVMGRFRDAIDRASLREIKCQNRRFTWSNERENPTFLAIDKVFSNQEWEALFPALILMAAFTSCLDHYHLLLTGAAVPPRKAWQRPVNHSCLFTRMKIKLKRTAADLKIWAKSIFSDTKLQFHIASEVVLRLDVAQEKLQLTPREFWLRKTLKLKIVGLASLERAFYQLAGGDFAALNRAIIVMLPKQSGATKLTDFRPISLIHSVAKLIAKVVSIRLVGVLDQLVSPSQSAFQKKKGIHDSFLYVQNTIRMFQRKKSPALLLKIDIAKAFDLVSWEYLLELLQRFPSVLEGLDRAVPLLYVLGVHAER